The Paenibacillus dendritiformis region AGCGAAATCCTGCATAAATACAGCAATTCGATATGGACGACTTTTCCAGAATGGGAATGCTGCAAAATTACAGGAATTTCCCCCGTTTCGCTTTGGCTTGAAGCAAAAGGGCCTAAAATGATGTAGATTTGCAGCAATTCCTCGGGATGTGGACTCATTAAGCCGAAATTCCTGTAAAATAGCAGCAATTTCCTCCGCACGTCCAAGCCCCAGGAGGCAACGATGCTTCCAGCAGGCCGATAATGCTTTCTGAAGGCGATGATGCCCCCAGCATCCGACGCGGTCGCTTGGATCCCGTAAAATCAGGCTATTGAGTAGTCTATGGGACTTTTTACCTGTGATGGATCTCTTCACCTGGTAGAAAAAATCGATTTAAAAACGCTCTGAGAGCCAAGTTTGGATGAGGAAAATGGACCATCTCCACCCCTTCGCAAAAAAAGGGGTTTTCCAACAGCCTGATCCACGCAGCATTTCACTGCTTCATCCATCTTCCACCGGTTTGCGCGCCGCCGTTTTTCCCGCATCCACATTCCTCTGTTAACTCGTCATCTTCATCATTTTGCAGTGCCTGTGAGAGACTCCCTAAAGTGAATCGGACGAAGTTCACCTATTCGGCTTCTTCGGCGTCGTGTTCTGCAAATTGCTTCTCCTTCCACATCACGGTAATGCCGAGGCCGATGACCATAATGACGGCAGAGAACAGGAAAGGATAGTGAATGTTAACGTCGAACAGCATTCCAGCCATCGCCGGTCCGGCGATATTGCCCAGGCTCGTATAGGTGGAGTTCATTCCGGCTACGAAGCCCTGCTCTTTCCCGGCCGCTTTGGATAGAAATGTCGTCAAAGCCGGCCGCAGCAGATCAAAGGCAAGGAAGATGAAGCACGTTACCGCCAGCACGATCCAAAAGCCGGAGATGACGGTGGACACCACGGCCAAGATGGCCCCGGTAATCAAGCACAATTGAATCAGTTTCTTTTCCCCGAGTATTTCTACCATTTTTCCGAACATAAAGATTTGCACCACGACGCCGAAAATGGAGCTTACCGTAATAATGACTGCAATATCCTTTGGCGTGAACCCGAATTTATGATCGGAAAAGAGGCTGAAGACCGTTTCGTATGCCGATAATCCGAAAGCGAGCACAAAGACGATAATAAATGCGATACAGTAGAGCGGTTGAAGCGACTTTTTCATATCGGCGAGAAAGCTGCTTTGCTTTGCATTCGCGGAAATCTCCGCAAGCTGCTCCTTCGTGAGCTGTTCTTTTAAAATAAACACGGATAATATGCAAGCGAAAAAGGCGATTCCTGCCGCAAAGAAGAAGGGCATGCGTATGCCGTATTCCGCGATAAAGCCGCCGATGCCGGGGCCGATAATAAAGCCGGTGCTAATGGCGGCCGAGACATAGCCCATCGCTTTCGGCCGTTCCTGAATGGAGGTAATATCCGCGACATAAGCCGTAACCCCCGGCGTAATAAAGGCGGCGCTAACTCCTCCCAGCAGCCTTGAGATATAAAGCATCGCTGCATTCCCGGCCAACCCGAAGACGAGCTCGGATACGCTGAACAGGAATAGGCCGATGATAATAATCTTTTTTCTGCCGTAACGGTCAACCCAGCGTCCGGCGAGCGGCGACATCAGCAGTTGGGCCACGGCGAATACGGCGACCAGGTAGCCCATCGTTTTGCCTGACAAATGCATCATGTTCATGAAAGACGGCATGACGGGGATGACAAGACCAATGCCCAGGAAGGCAATGAATACATTGCTTAGCAGAATAAGCAAGACCGCTTTTTGTTCTTTGATTGTTTTCTTCATATCATCAACCACTTTCTTTCTGTCAAAATCAAGGATGTGCAATCCCTCGCCAAAATACGGTCCAGGAGGCCTCCAATTTCTCCTTCAGCCGCTTCTCATCATTGCCGCCGTACACAAGCTCCAGCATAATGGAATCGACGACGCCCAGGAAAGCGAGGGTAGGTGTTTTCGCCGCCTCTTCGACGATGGCTTTCTCATCGATCCAAGCCTGAAATTTGCGTTCCAGCATCGCCTGCACCTTTTCTTCGATATCAATGACTTCCTGTTCGATCGCTTTGGCAAGGTGGGCGGGCGGAAAAAAGGACATGCGGAGCCAAAACGTCAACCGCTCGTCTTGTTGGAAAAGATCGATGACCAATTGCAGAAATCCGTATAAAGCTTTCTCGGGATGCTGGGAGCCTATGCTGCTAAAATATTGAAGCTTGGAAGAGAGCTCCGTCTCCTTCGCATCACGCAGCACTTGGAGAAAAAGATCGTCCTTTCCTTTAAAATGGGCGTAGATCGATTGCTTTTTCATGCCGACATCTTCCGCAATGAGAGACAGGGATGCTCCCTCATAACCATGCATGGTGAAATATTTCAAAGCCGCATCCTTAATTTCTTCGCTTTTCAATCGAATCACCTCTGTATTAACGAACGTTCGTCAGTTATATTAACAAATATAGTTAATCGAAGCAAGCAGATCTTTTAAATTTTACATTACTTTTATAATTCGCTGTCACATTCCTGTGTCGATGGTTCGTTGTATAGAGTGAAAGGGGGGGGACGGCGTGGATGAAGCGGAGCTGCGTCAGATTATTGCTGATGTGGTGGAGGGGGATACTGAAAAATTCGAGACTATCGTGCAATTCTACCAAAAACCGATCTTTCACTACTGTTATCATATGTTAGGCCATTATTCGGAAGCCGAGGACAGCGCCCAAGACGCGTTTTTGAAAGCATTTCGGGCTTTGGCGAAATATAATCCCGATTTACCGTTCTGCGCGTGGTTGTATAAGATTGCCTATCATCAATGTATCGATGTGATCCGCAAGCGGAAGCTGGTGAAATATTTGCCCTTCTTTTACCGGGATGACAAGGAGAATAAACCCGTAGAGTTGCAGATCGAAACCCATTATTTTGATGAATTCGTGCATCGGGCCATGTCGAAATTATCGGCGGAAGAGCGGAACCTGCTGATTCTACGCTGCGTTGAGGATAAGAGCTACGAGGAAATTAGCCATATTCTTAACCATACGAGCGTCAATCTGCGCAAAAAATACGAGCGTGCAGCCGCAAAATTCCGCAAGTATTATGCCCAAGCGAAGGGAGTGGGAACGTATGAGTTGGAACAAGGATCAGGATTTGAGAAAACTGTTTTGTGACCCACGGATACCCGATGCCGACTTGACTGGAAGCGTGATGACGAAGCTGGATGCGGGACAAACGAAAAAGGAGCGATTTTTTGTGAAATATAAAGTGAGTCTACTCGTGTTGGCCGGAATGCTGTTGACGGCATCCACCGGCTTTGCGACGGTTCAATATCAATCTTTAAAAAATAAGGAAGGCGAAATCGTCTATCAGGTCAAACCGTTAAAAGAGGAGCCCCATTCAAAGCAGAAAAGATCGGAGGAAGATATATTACGCTTCAGAAAAATCTTTGAGCTCGAGGATAAGCTGCTAAAGAACGGAGAGGCCGCGCTTATCTATGTCGTTCCCCACAACTCGAAGCATAAAGCGGAGCTAAGATTCAAGCCTGCCATCTTTCAAAATCTGTCTCAATTGCGCGGCAAAATTGCGGATAAGTCGATCACAATTCCAGAGAGCGTGAACGGAGATTATAAATTTAAACAAGCGAAAGTTTTCTTTAGATCCGTCTTGGATGTGAATCCGCCTTCCGCAAAAGAAGAGGCGGCTATCGCGGAGAAGCTGCGCAAGCAGGCGGAGGAATCGAATAAGGAATATGCCATAATGCCGGTAGAAATGTCGGATCAAACTTTTCATATCTCTCTCGAGTATAAAAACGGCAAGGATAAAATTGATGTTATAATCCGTTCAAGCGGGGACAACCAACCAAGCATGCACTACATTGATGAAAAAATTGACTTTAAACAGCAAAAAATTGATGTGAAGGGCGTAGAGATGCTTTACACGGATTATTCCTCTTCCCATGAGATAGCGTGGGTATACGAAAGCCCGGATAAAAAACAAAAGCATACCTATAAAATCCAGGCAAATACGGATAAAGTAAGCAAAGAGGACATGATTAAAATCGCCGACGCGTATCTGAAATAATCAAAGAGAGCGGAACGATGTTGTTCCGCTCTCTTTATTGTCAAAGCAGACGGAGGAGATCAGGAGGCTGGCTTGCAGGCGGCAAGATAGGGGGCCAATCGTTTGGCAATAAGCCGGTGTCCCTGATCATTGGGATGGATGGGCAGGAACCCGCTCAATGCGTCTTCCAGCTTTCCTTTTCGATATCCATAGATAAGATCGGCTTGTTTGCCTTCGAACCACGTATGAACAGGTGCGACGCTGGCGCCGTAGCTTTGGGCGGCTTCTTTGGTCGCGTGATTTAACCGGTCTATCGACATGATTGCAAGAGGGCTGTTCGGAAACGGATTATATTGCGTGCAGCAAATGATTCGGGCATGGCTGTTGTTTTTGATGTGAGCCAGGATGGCATGCAAGGTTCGCTTGTAACGGCTTAAAATCACTTTGGCAGCCAAAGGCTGCCGGCTTCGAAACGCGGACAGCGCCGCATTCGCCAGATCCACTCCTCCAATCCATACCGAGACCACAGCAGAACGGCGAATCAGGGAAGACCCTTGCCATATCGCGGCATCCAATAAATCATAGGCGCTCCAACCGGGACGCGCCAGCACAAATACCCGGTAAGGGCATGAGATCGATCCGGCCAATCGGGGGTATGCCCTTGCCGCAGAAGAGGCATTCTCCCCGAATGTAATCGAATCACCAAGAGCTGTATAGATCATAGGACAATTCCCCACCTACTCCTCATTATCCAGACGAATCCTTAACGCATCTTAGAGGTATGATATGGCAAACATCCACAGGTTGTGTGGACGCTTGTCATCCCAGGAAGGGGAAAGAAAACGGCGTACAAGGATTTGTACGCCGTTAGGTGTGTTAGAAGTTCATATAAATAAATTCCTGCGTCTCACCGGAGAAGAACAAAATACCGAGCACGATGGCGATCAGGACGATGGCTCCGCCGAG contains the following coding sequences:
- a CDS encoding SGNH/GDSL hydrolase family protein; the encoded protein is MIYTALGDSITFGENASSAARAYPRLAGSISCPYRVFVLARPGWSAYDLLDAAIWQGSSLIRRSAVVSVWIGGVDLANAALSAFRSRQPLAAKVILSRYKRTLHAILAHIKNNSHARIICCTQYNPFPNSPLAIMSIDRLNHATKEAAQSYGASVAPVHTWFEGKQADLIYGYRKGKLEDALSGFLPIHPNDQGHRLIAKRLAPYLAACKPAS
- a CDS encoding RNA polymerase sigma factor, giving the protein MDEAELRQIIADVVEGDTEKFETIVQFYQKPIFHYCYHMLGHYSEAEDSAQDAFLKAFRALAKYNPDLPFCAWLYKIAYHQCIDVIRKRKLVKYLPFFYRDDKENKPVELQIETHYFDEFVHRAMSKLSAEERNLLILRCVEDKSYEEISHILNHTSVNLRKKYERAAAKFRKYYAQAKGVGTYELEQGSGFEKTVL
- a CDS encoding MFS transporter; amino-acid sequence: MKKTIKEQKAVLLILLSNVFIAFLGIGLVIPVMPSFMNMMHLSGKTMGYLVAVFAVAQLLMSPLAGRWVDRYGRKKIIIIGLFLFSVSELVFGLAGNAAMLYISRLLGGVSAAFITPGVTAYVADITSIQERPKAMGYVSAAISTGFIIGPGIGGFIAEYGIRMPFFFAAGIAFFACILSVFILKEQLTKEQLAEISANAKQSSFLADMKKSLQPLYCIAFIIVFVLAFGLSAYETVFSLFSDHKFGFTPKDIAVIITVSSIFGVVVQIFMFGKMVEILGEKKLIQLCLITGAILAVVSTVISGFWIVLAVTCFIFLAFDLLRPALTTFLSKAAGKEQGFVAGMNSTYTSLGNIAGPAMAGMLFDVNIHYPFLFSAVIMVIGLGITVMWKEKQFAEHDAEEAE
- a CDS encoding TetR/AcrR family transcriptional regulator gives rise to the protein MKSEEIKDAALKYFTMHGYEGASLSLIAEDVGMKKQSIYAHFKGKDDLFLQVLRDAKETELSSKLQYFSSIGSQHPEKALYGFLQLVIDLFQQDERLTFWLRMSFFPPAHLAKAIEQEVIDIEEKVQAMLERKFQAWIDEKAIVEEAAKTPTLAFLGVVDSIMLELVYGGNDEKRLKEKLEASWTVFWRGIAHP